From Chryseobacterium salivictor, a single genomic window includes:
- a CDS encoding M1 family metallopeptidase, translating into MKKILISALLLGVIFSSQTAFAQTDTSGRTGIYRASHTKMTELKHTKLKVNFDYQKEQMAGEEWLTASPYFYPTDSLVLNAKGMLIHEVALDKSGSKSPLKYEYKNDMLKINLDKTYNKNQDYTVYIKYTARPNEVTQKGSAAISDAKGLYFINAQGTDKDKPTQIWTQGETESSSAWFPTIDKTNQKTTQEIYMTVPDKYVTLSNGLMKSSTKEANGLRTDHWIMDKKHTPYLFFMGVGEYAIVKDKWRNIDVDYYVEKEYEPYAKQIFGNTPEMIEFFSKRLNYDYPWSKYAQITGRDYVSGAMENTTATLHQESAQQKPGDLIDENRWEDTIAHELFHHWFGDLVTAESWSNLTVNESFANYSQYLWNEHKYGKDIADYGLMKEIKGYMMDPSNISKDLVRFNYHSREDMFDGVSYNKGGAILHMLRNYLGDDAFFAGLNDYLKTNEYGTGEAHQLRLSLEKVSGKDLNWFFNQWYFDSGNPKISYTTTFEPVKKQVTISVNQDQIGKNFQFPLAIDIFENGKPTRKNVWVDAKEKNDFTFTVSKNPELVNINADGVLLSEITDNKTADQYFTQYQNSKEFLSRYKAVENAAENVSKNPNFLKVLVAGLKDSNFRIRMKALTGLDLSKPDQAKSAISEVEKMASNDSKTLVQAAAISALGKTKDKKYLPLFEKGMNAVSNSVKANSLAGIAAVDPSRIASLADKIDLEGASDEVIAELLPIIVKNKIEKQMPAIASTAAFYPFIKFQKPELGDAAEAGFNWIMSSDNLKATENVTKVLTQVKSQIGQNPQAKMMIVQILKDGLAKKMAVLKANPSSPTIHQQIDLINKTIEAYK; encoded by the coding sequence ATGAAAAAAATATTAATTTCTGCCCTTTTATTGGGTGTGATTTTTAGTTCCCAAACCGCATTCGCACAAACCGATACTTCCGGTCGAACTGGGATCTACAGAGCGTCGCATACCAAAATGACGGAACTGAAACACACCAAATTAAAAGTCAATTTCGATTACCAAAAGGAACAGATGGCTGGCGAAGAATGGCTCACCGCTTCTCCTTACTTTTATCCCACCGATTCTTTGGTCCTGAATGCGAAAGGAATGTTGATTCACGAAGTTGCTTTAGATAAAAGTGGCAGCAAAAGTCCTTTAAAATACGAGTATAAAAACGATATGCTCAAAATTAATCTCGATAAAACCTATAATAAAAATCAGGATTATACGGTTTATATCAAATATACAGCGCGTCCGAATGAAGTAACTCAAAAAGGAAGCGCCGCCATTTCTGATGCCAAAGGTCTCTATTTCATCAATGCGCAGGGAACAGATAAAGATAAGCCGACTCAGATCTGGACGCAAGGTGAAACCGAATCGAGTTCTGCCTGGTTTCCCACCATTGATAAAACCAATCAAAAGACAACGCAGGAAATTTACATGACCGTTCCCGATAAATACGTCACTTTATCGAACGGTTTAATGAAATCTTCCACCAAAGAAGCAAACGGACTGCGAACCGACCATTGGATTATGGATAAAAAACATACACCGTATCTGTTTTTCATGGGAGTCGGCGAATACGCGATTGTTAAAGATAAATGGAGAAATATCGACGTTGATTACTACGTTGAAAAAGAATATGAACCTTACGCAAAACAGATTTTCGGGAACACGCCGGAAATGATTGAGTTTTTCTCCAAAAGATTAAACTACGATTATCCGTGGTCAAAATATGCCCAGATTACAGGCCGAGACTACGTTTCCGGAGCGATGGAAAATACCACAGCGACACTTCACCAAGAATCTGCGCAGCAAAAACCGGGAGATTTAATTGATGAAAACCGATGGGAAGACACCATCGCTCACGAATTATTTCACCATTGGTTTGGCGATCTGGTCACCGCCGAAAGTTGGAGCAATCTGACCGTTAACGAATCTTTCGCCAACTACTCGCAATACCTCTGGAACGAGCATAAATACGGAAAAGATATCGCCGATTACGGATTAATGAAAGAGATCAAAGGGTATATGATGGATCCTTCGAATATTTCAAAAGATTTGGTGCGTTTCAATTATCATTCGCGCGAAGATATGTTTGATGGAGTTTCTTATAATAAAGGAGGCGCAATTCTTCATATGTTGCGGAATTATTTAGGCGACGATGCTTTCTTTGCAGGATTAAACGATTATTTGAAAACCAACGAATACGGCACCGGCGAAGCGCATCAACTCCGATTGTCTTTAGAAAAAGTTTCGGGGAAAGATTTAAACTGGTTCTTTAACCAATGGTATTTCGACAGTGGAAATCCGAAAATTTCTTATACCACCACTTTTGAACCGGTGAAAAAACAAGTAACAATTTCCGTCAACCAAGATCAGATTGGTAAAAATTTTCAGTTTCCTTTGGCGATTGATATTTTCGAAAACGGAAAACCTACCAGAAAAAATGTCTGGGTAGATGCTAAAGAAAAAAATGATTTCACTTTTACGGTTTCAAAAAATCCTGAATTGGTCAATATTAATGCCGATGGAGTTTTGCTTTCCGAGATTACAGACAATAAAACCGCTGATCAGTATTTTACCCAATATCAGAATTCAAAAGAATTCCTGAGCCGATATAAGGCCGTTGAAAATGCAGCGGAAAACGTTTCTAAAAATCCCAATTTTTTGAAGGTATTGGTTGCCGGCCTGAAAGATTCTAATTTTAGAATTAGAATGAAAGCGTTAACCGGATTAGATTTATCTAAACCGGACCAGGCAAAATCGGCGATTTCTGAAGTGGAAAAAATGGCTTCGAATGATTCTAAAACTTTGGTTCAGGCAGCCGCAATTTCAGCTTTAGGAAAAACAAAAGATAAAAAATATCTGCCACTTTTTGAAAAAGGAATGAATGCGGTTTCCAATTCGGTAAAGGCGAATTCACTTGCTGGGATTGCTGCGGTTGATCCGTCGCGAATTGCTTCTCTGGCTGATAAAATCGATTTGGAAGGAGCCAGTGATGAAGTCATTGCAGAACTTTTGCCCATTATCGTTAAAAATAAAATCGAAAAACAAATGCCTGCAATTGCATCGACGGCGGCATTTTATCCTTTCATTAAATTTCAAAAACCGGAATTGGGCGATGCGGCAGAAGCGGGATTCAACTGGATTATGAGTTCTGATAATCTGAAAGCGACGGAAAACGTAACTAAAGTTTTAACGCAGGTGAAAAGTCAAATCGGTCAAAATCCGCAGGCAAAAATGATGATTGTACAGATACTGAAAGACGGTCTTGCCAAAAAGATGGCGGTTTTGAAAGCCAATCCTTCAAGCCCAACCATTCATCAGCAAATTGATTTGATTAATAAAACGATTGAAGCGTATAAATAA
- a CDS encoding dicarboxylate/amino acid:cation symporter has product MKDILKNYSGIILLLGGILAGSLIGIFFPNVVTYLKPLGDIFLNLLFVSVVPLVYFAVANSIASVEQGGKFGKIIISMIFTFLLFIIIAALFTIAVVYLFPTEALPSTSHQLIENSANDTWGDRIVSFFTVGEFAELFSRKNMLALLIFAFLTGTAARKAGQAGAVFRTFLASGYEVMKELLLLVMKAAPVGLGAYFAFQVATIGPQLFGFYAKPLGLYYTSGIVYFFVFFTVYAFVAKGKIGVRQFWTNNIYPSLTAISTCSSFATMPANLQAAARIGIPDAIANIVIPIGSTLHKNGSSMSSIIKIYVAFLIIGKDFFDPMNLLLALGITIFVSIVAGGIPNGGYIGEMLMISVYQLPVEAIPAVMIIGTLVDPLATVLNSTGDTVAAMFVTKISGEKFEEPKEFAP; this is encoded by the coding sequence ATGAAGGACATTCTGAAAAATTATTCCGGCATTATTTTACTGTTAGGTGGAATTTTGGCCGGAAGTCTTATTGGAATATTTTTCCCGAATGTGGTAACGTATCTGAAACCGCTCGGAGATATCTTTCTAAATTTACTGTTTGTAAGTGTTGTTCCTCTCGTATATTTTGCCGTTGCAAATTCGATTGCAAGCGTAGAACAAGGTGGAAAATTCGGGAAAATAATCATCTCCATGATTTTCACTTTCTTACTTTTTATTATTATTGCTGCCCTTTTCACCATTGCAGTGGTGTACTTATTTCCTACAGAAGCTTTGCCTTCAACGTCCCATCAGCTCATTGAAAATTCTGCGAATGATACCTGGGGCGACCGAATCGTAAGCTTTTTTACCGTGGGCGAATTTGCCGAATTATTTTCCAGAAAAAACATGCTGGCGTTATTAATCTTTGCATTTTTAACCGGAACAGCAGCCAGAAAAGCGGGACAAGCAGGAGCAGTTTTCCGAACCTTTTTAGCGTCCGGCTACGAAGTGATGAAGGAACTTTTACTGCTTGTAATGAAAGCGGCACCGGTTGGTTTAGGCGCTTATTTTGCTTTTCAGGTCGCGACCATCGGGCCTCAACTTTTTGGTTTTTATGCAAAACCGCTCGGTTTATATTATACTTCCGGGATTGTTTATTTCTTCGTATTTTTTACGGTATATGCATTTGTAGCCAAAGGTAAAATCGGTGTCCGACAATTCTGGACCAACAATATCTATCCGAGTTTAACGGCCATTTCGACCTGCAGCAGTTTTGCCACGATGCCCGCAAATTTACAGGCAGCCGCGAGAATAGGAATACCCGATGCTATCGCCAACATCGTGATTCCCATTGGAAGTACGCTTCACAAAAACGGTTCCTCGATGTCTTCTATCATTAAAATTTATGTGGCATTTCTCATTATCGGCAAAGATTTCTTCGATCCGATGAATTTACTTTTAGCATTAGGAATTACAATTTTTGTGAGCATTGTCGCAGGAGGAATTCCGAATGGTGGTTATATCGGCGAAATGCTGATGATTTCGGTGTATCAGCTACCGGTGGAAGCGATTCCGGCGGTGATGATTATCGGCACTTTGGTTGATCCTTTAGCAACCGTTCTAAACTCAACCGGAGATACGGTTGCTGCGATGTTTGTCACGAAAATATCAGGGGAGAAATTTGAGGAGCCGAAAGAATTTGCTCCTTAA
- a CDS encoding DnaJ C-terminal domain-containing protein, producing MAYIDYYKVLGIDKKATADEIKKAYRKLARKYHPDVNPGDKEAERKFKELNEANEVLSNAANRTKYDQYGEHWKHSEEYEKAQQQQRQSQQGRRYGDFADADFGEGADFSDFFQSMFGGSSGSFGRSSRGSASGKFKGQDVEATLNLHLRDAAKTHQQTFDINGKKVRITIPAGVANGQKIKLKGHGNPGHNGGPNGDLFITFNIEEDHHFKRNGNDLSAELEIDLYTAVLGGETLVKTLDGTVNLKVKPETQNGTKVKLKGKGFPVYKREGEFGDLYVTYVVKMPTNLSDKEKELFLQLKKLAT from the coding sequence ATGGCATATATCGATTATTACAAAGTTTTAGGCATTGATAAAAAAGCGACGGCCGACGAAATAAAAAAAGCGTACCGAAAATTAGCGCGGAAATACCATCCTGACGTTAATCCCGGTGATAAAGAAGCGGAGCGGAAATTCAAAGAACTGAATGAAGCGAACGAGGTTCTGAGCAACGCCGCCAACCGCACAAAGTATGACCAATACGGCGAACACTGGAAGCATAGTGAAGAGTATGAAAAAGCGCAGCAGCAACAGCGGCAATCCCAACAGGGGAGAAGGTATGGCGATTTTGCAGATGCTGACTTTGGCGAAGGTGCCGATTTTTCTGATTTTTTCCAAAGTATGTTTGGCGGAAGTTCCGGTAGTTTTGGCAGGAGTTCGCGCGGCAGTGCTTCCGGGAAATTTAAGGGTCAGGATGTGGAGGCGACTTTGAACTTGCATTTGCGTGACGCTGCAAAAACCCATCAACAAACTTTTGATATCAACGGTAAAAAGGTGAGAATTACCATTCCTGCCGGCGTTGCCAACGGGCAGAAAATAAAATTGAAAGGACATGGGAATCCCGGTCATAACGGCGGACCAAACGGGGATTTGTTTATTACTTTTAATATTGAAGAAGATCATCATTTTAAAAGAAACGGCAACGATTTGAGCGCAGAGCTGGAAATCGATCTGTATACTGCAGTTCTCGGTGGCGAAACTTTAGTGAAAACATTAGATGGAACTGTTAATTTAAAAGTAAAACCGGAAACGCAGAACGGAACGAAGGTTAAATTAAAAGGAAAAGGTTTCCCCGTTTACAAAAGAGAAGGTGAGTTTGGTGATTTATACGTGACTTATGTGGTGAAAATGCCGACCAACCTGTCTGATAAAGAAAAAGAGTTATTTCTTCAACTTAAAAAACTAGCAACATGA
- a CDS encoding thymidylate synthase, with protein MQNYLDLLQHILDNGTDKTDRTGTGTRSVFGYQLRYDLSKGFPLMTTKKVHLKSIIYELLWFLKGDTNIKYLNDNGVSIWNEWADENGDLGPVYGAQWRSWTGANGKVVDQITEVIDQIKKNPDSRRLIVSAWNVAEIPNMALAPCHALFQFYVADGKLSLQLYQRSADVFLGVPFNIASYALLLMMVAQVCGLEVGDYVHTFGDVHIYNNHFEQVHKQLSRTPKELPTMKLNPEIKDIFDFDFEDFTLENYNPEPGIKAPVAV; from the coding sequence ATGCAAAACTACCTCGATCTTCTTCAGCATATTTTAGACAACGGAACCGATAAAACCGACCGAACTGGCACCGGTACAAGAAGCGTTTTTGGTTACCAGTTGCGTTACGATTTGTCGAAAGGTTTCCCTTTAATGACTACGAAAAAAGTTCATTTAAAATCCATTATTTATGAATTACTTTGGTTTTTAAAAGGGGACACGAACATTAAATATTTGAATGATAACGGCGTTTCCATCTGGAATGAGTGGGCCGATGAAAATGGGGATCTCGGGCCTGTTTACGGCGCACAATGGCGAAGCTGGACTGGAGCAAACGGAAAAGTAGTCGATCAGATTACGGAAGTTATAGACCAGATCAAAAAAAATCCGGATTCCCGGCGTTTAATCGTTTCTGCCTGGAATGTTGCTGAAATCCCGAATATGGCTTTAGCGCCTTGTCACGCTTTGTTTCAATTCTATGTTGCCGATGGAAAATTATCTTTGCAACTCTACCAAAGAAGCGCAGATGTTTTTCTGGGTGTTCCTTTCAATATCGCAAGTTACGCTTTGTTATTGATGATGGTTGCACAGGTTTGCGGTTTAGAAGTCGGCGATTATGTACACACTTTTGGCGATGTTCATATTTATAACAATCATTTCGAACAGGTTCATAAACAGCTTTCGCGCACACCGAAAGAGTTACCCACGATGAAGCTGAATCCGGAAATTAAAGATATTTTCGATTTTGATTTTGAAGATTTTACTTTAGAAAATTATAATCCTGAGCCGGGAATTAAAGCGCCGGTTGCGGTATAA